A portion of the uncultured Methanobrevibacter sp. genome contains these proteins:
- a CDS encoding DUF530 domain-containing protein, with protein MEESVLVNKAENYLKEISNDSISLEKIDDFDNFKNLYFKLVDRLDYLQSLKDDMDAQGYTTPFTSLSRYGNKSVSEVSLEEVGENSRHNQIFRMKANSKKNILDRVKSAIDSHKIAIGNLEQFGYVKCNSCYKKYSMEEYMQKEAKCSCGSQGFTFKINREATFRLEIIPYLPLSGNYMVLMSQFSNYGRESFKQVLNILKQERKGVVKTISLVIRFRDKNNRLIRKNVSLGSEYVNNYEEEVRRIYGRNVRIETLRFHRTKPAIIDDKHARTALAIAYVKYGEEIIENVKDDILKRRLTDFKRLNKYYEILSEYENQTPDYIDKFDLNAIEQWRESQIQKELIKLNYADRFGNLKRSFNRDLKIRESIYVNTFKNIASALILWDMFRYYMTTSNNSRKIIAGPFPYIRVELDREQRKVFQNSYPKVIEILRNFADIKIISVPEKDLLLYEKFKFEKQSRNSNIKFNQVALGAALISENSEISIEEISNAFNINESRIKKEIKHIDQIRNPKSDKSKKFLDLIKK; from the coding sequence ATGGAAGAGTCTGTCCTGGTAAATAAAGCCGAGAACTATCTAAAAGAAATATCAAATGATTCAATTAGTCTGGAAAAGATTGATGATTTTGATAATTTCAAAAATCTTTACTTTAAACTAGTTGACAGACTAGACTATTTGCAGAGCCTTAAAGACGATATGGATGCTCAAGGATACACAACACCCTTTACATCCCTCAGCAGATATGGAAACAAATCAGTATCTGAAGTGTCCCTTGAAGAGGTTGGTGAAAATTCAAGACATAATCAGATATTCAGAATGAAAGCCAACTCCAAGAAAAACATACTGGATAGGGTAAAGTCAGCTATTGATTCACATAAAATTGCAATAGGCAATCTTGAGCAATTCGGATACGTTAAATGTAATTCCTGTTATAAAAAGTATTCCATGGAGGAATATATGCAAAAAGAGGCAAAATGCAGCTGCGGGTCTCAGGGATTTACATTTAAAATTAACAGGGAAGCCACATTCAGGCTAGAAATAATTCCCTATCTTCCTCTATCCGGAAATTACATGGTGCTTATGAGTCAATTTTCCAATTATGGAAGGGAATCATTCAAGCAGGTTCTCAATATTTTAAAGCAGGAACGTAAAGGTGTTGTAAAAACAATATCTCTTGTTATCAGATTCAGGGATAAGAACAATCGTCTGATTAGAAAGAATGTTTCTCTTGGATCTGAATATGTAAATAACTATGAAGAGGAAGTCAGACGCATCTACGGACGAAATGTCAGAATTGAAACTTTAAGGTTCCACAGAACCAAACCCGCCATCATCGACGACAAACATGCAAGAACAGCCCTTGCAATAGCATATGTCAAATATGGTGAAGAAATTATTGAAAACGTTAAGGATGACATACTTAAAAGAAGGCTGACTGATTTTAAAAGACTCAACAAATATTATGAAATCCTTTCCGAATATGAAAATCAGACTCCCGATTATATTGACAAGTTCGATTTGAATGCAATTGAGCAATGGAGAGAATCCCAAATCCAAAAGGAACTAATCAAACTGAATTATGCAGACCGTTTCGGCAATCTGAAAAGGTCATTCAACAGGGATTTGAAAATCAGGGAATCAATTTATGTAAATACCTTTAAAAATATCGCTTCAGCACTGATATTATGGGACATGTTCAGATATTACATGACCACATCCAACAATTCCCGTAAAATCATCGCAGGACCATTTCCATATATCCGGGTTGAACTTGACCGTGAACAGAGAAAGGTATTCCAGAATTCCTATCCTAAAGTTATAGAAATCCTGAGAAATTTTGCAGACATCAAAATTATCTCAGTTCCCGAAAAGGACCTGCTTTTATATGAAAAATTCAAGTTTGAAAAACAGTCCAGAAACTCAAACATAAAATTCAATCAGGTTGCACTGGGAGCAGCCCTCATAAGTGAAAACTCAGAAATTAGCATAGAAGAAATAAGCAACGCTTTCAACATTAACGAATCCAGAATCAAAAAAGAAATAAAGCACATTGACCAAATCAGAAATCCGAAAAGCGACAAGTCCAAAAAATTCCTGGACTTAATTAAGAAATAG